In a single window of the Acetivibrio clariflavus DSM 19732 genome:
- the ppdK gene encoding pyruvate, phosphate dikinase, giving the protein MAKYVYLFSEGNASMRNLLGGKGANLAEMTGLGLPVPRGFTVTTEACTRYYQDGKVIAKEIEDEIYEKLKVTEEIVGKKFGDPNNPLLVSVRSGARASMPGMMDTILNLGLNDVVVEGLAKLTNNERFAYDSYRRFIQMFSDVVMEVEKSKFEKILDAVKEENGAVHDTDLTADNLKEVVRRYKELFKKEKGFDFPQDPKVQLMEAVKAVFRSWDNPRAVVYRRLNDIPGDWGTAVNVQEMVYGNMGNDSGTGVAFTRNPSTGEKKLYGEFLMNAQGEDVVAGIRTPQSIDSLKDINPEVYNQFVEIAEKLEKHYRDMQDMEFTIERGKLFMLQTRNGKRTAAAALKIAVDLVAEGMITKEEAIMKVDPKQLDALLHPNFEPNALKAAVPIAKGLPASPGAATGKIYFDAEDAVNAYKNGEKNIVLVRLETSPEDIEGMHVSKGILTGRGGMTSHAAVVARGMGTCCVAGCGEIKINEEEKYFIDKNGKKYVEGDWISLDGSTGNVYGERLPTVEPEMTGNFATLMSWADELRTLKVRTNADTPADAAQAAKFGAEGIGLCRTEHMFFDADRIPAMREMIVARTEEQRRKALDKLLPMQRADFEGLFKEMKGHPVTIRFLDPPLHEFLPQEDEDIAKLAEEMGITFEELKGIVEELHEFNPMLGHRGCRLAVTYPEIAEMQTRAVIEAAINVNKQGMNVTPEIMIPLVGDVKELKYVKDVVVKTANEIIEKAGVKLDYKVGTMIEIPRAALTADEIAKEAEFFSFGTNDLTQMTFGFSRDDAGKFLEEYYNKKIYEFDPFAKLDQTGVGKLVEMAAKLGRQTRPDIKLGICGEHGGDPSSVEFCHKVGLDYVSCSPFRVPIARLAAAQAAVRKEGDLGQK; this is encoded by the coding sequence ATGGCAAAATACGTTTATCTTTTTAGTGAAGGAAACGCTTCAATGAGAAACTTGCTTGGCGGCAAAGGAGCCAATTTGGCTGAAATGACGGGATTGGGCCTTCCTGTTCCAAGAGGTTTTACAGTTACTACAGAAGCCTGTACCAGGTACTATCAAGATGGCAAAGTCATTGCAAAAGAAATTGAGGATGAAATTTATGAAAAATTGAAAGTTACAGAAGAAATTGTGGGTAAAAAATTCGGCGATCCCAACAATCCTTTATTGGTATCGGTCAGGTCAGGAGCAAGAGCATCAATGCCCGGTATGATGGATACAATTTTAAATTTGGGGCTGAATGATGTTGTAGTGGAAGGATTGGCAAAGCTTACCAATAACGAGAGGTTTGCCTATGACAGTTACAGAAGATTTATTCAGATGTTTAGTGACGTAGTAATGGAAGTTGAAAAATCCAAATTTGAGAAGATACTTGATGCTGTTAAAGAGGAAAATGGAGCAGTGCATGATACCGACCTGACAGCCGATAATTTAAAGGAAGTTGTTAGAAGATATAAAGAGCTCTTCAAAAAAGAAAAAGGATTTGATTTCCCTCAGGATCCAAAAGTTCAATTAATGGAAGCAGTCAAGGCTGTTTTCCGTTCATGGGACAATCCTAGAGCAGTAGTATATAGAAGGCTGAATGACATACCTGGTGACTGGGGTACTGCTGTTAACGTACAGGAAATGGTTTACGGAAATATGGGAAATGACTCGGGAACAGGTGTTGCATTTACCAGAAACCCTTCAACCGGTGAAAAGAAATTGTATGGCGAATTCCTTATGAATGCTCAGGGGGAAGATGTTGTTGCCGGTATCAGGACTCCACAATCCATAGATTCTCTCAAAGATATAAATCCTGAAGTGTACAATCAGTTTGTGGAAATTGCCGAAAAACTTGAGAAACACTATAGAGATATGCAGGATATGGAGTTTACCATTGAAAGAGGTAAACTGTTTATGCTGCAAACCAGAAACGGAAAGAGAACTGCGGCTGCTGCATTGAAAATAGCAGTTGACCTTGTTGCTGAGGGAATGATTACAAAGGAAGAAGCTATCATGAAGGTTGACCCGAAACAGCTCGATGCTTTGCTTCACCCTAATTTCGAACCGAATGCTTTAAAAGCAGCTGTGCCTATTGCAAAAGGATTGCCTGCATCCCCGGGAGCCGCTACCGGTAAGATTTATTTTGATGCGGAAGATGCCGTAAATGCATACAAGAACGGAGAAAAAAATATTGTACTTGTAAGACTTGAAACATCTCCTGAAGATATTGAAGGAATGCATGTTTCAAAGGGAATACTTACAGGACGCGGTGGTATGACCTCCCACGCTGCGGTTGTTGCAAGAGGTATGGGAACATGCTGTGTTGCAGGTTGCGGTGAAATAAAAATAAATGAGGAAGAAAAATACTTTATCGATAAGAATGGCAAAAAATACGTTGAGGGAGATTGGATTTCCCTTGATGGTTCTACAGGTAATGTTTACGGTGAACGTTTGCCCACAGTAGAACCTGAAATGACAGGAAATTTTGCAACCTTAATGAGTTGGGCAGATGAATTGAGGACATTAAAGGTTAGAACAAATGCCGATACACCGGCTGACGCTGCACAGGCTGCAAAATTCGGAGCAGAAGGAATAGGACTTTGCCGTACTGAGCATATGTTCTTTGATGCCGACAGGATTCCGGCAATGAGAGAGATGATTGTGGCAAGAACTGAAGAACAAAGAAGGAAAGCCCTCGACAAATTGCTGCCAATGCAGAGAGCAGACTTTGAAGGATTGTTCAAAGAAATGAAAGGACATCCTGTGACTATAAGATTTTTAGACCCTCCGCTTCATGAATTCCTTCCACAGGAAGATGAAGATATTGCAAAGCTTGCCGAAGAAATGGGAATCACTTTTGAAGAGTTAAAGGGAATTGTTGAAGAACTGCATGAATTCAATCCTATGTTAGGACACAGAGGATGCCGTCTTGCAGTTACATATCCTGAAATTGCAGAAATGCAGACAAGGGCTGTTATTGAAGCAGCTATTAATGTGAACAAACAGGGTATGAATGTGACACCGGAAATAATGATTCCATTGGTTGGGGATGTTAAAGAATTAAAATATGTTAAAGATGTAGTTGTAAAGACTGCAAATGAAATTATCGAAAAGGCTGGAGTTAAGTTAGATTACAAAGTAGGAACCATGATTGAAATTCCGAGAGCTGCGCTTACAGCGGATGAAATAGCAAAAGAAGCGGAATTTTTCTCCTTCGGTACCAATGACCTTACTCAAATGACTTTCGGTTTCAGCCGTGATGACGCAGGAAAGTTTTTGGAAGAGTATTACAATAAGAAGATATATGAATTCGACCCGTTTGCAAAACTTGACCAGACCGGAGTGGGCAAACTTGTTGAAATGGCTGCGAAACTTGGAAGACAGACAAGACCTGATATAAAACTCGGTATATGCGGAGAACACGGTGGAGATCCATCTTCTGTAGAGTTCTGCCATAAAGTTGGATTGGATTATGTATCCTGTTCGCCGTTCCGTGTTCCGATAGCAAGGCTTGCTGCAGCACAAGCGGCTGTAAGAAAAGAAGGGGATTTAGGACAGAAGTAG
- a CDS encoding glycine--tRNA ligase → MEFEKTMDKIVALAKNRGFVYPGSEIYGGLANTWDYGPLGVELKNNVKKAWWKKFVQENPYNVGVDCAILMNPQVWVASGHVGGFSDPLIDCKDCKVRHRADKMIEDWNKENNVNVKVDGWSNEQLITYIKEKGVKCPNCGSTNFTDIRKFNLMFKTYQGVTEDSKAEIFLRPETAQGIFVNFKNVQRTTRKKIPFGIGQIGKSFRNEITPGNFTFRTREFEQMELEFFCEPGTDLEWFQYWKDFCYNWLINLGINKDNLRMRDHEKEELSHYSNATTDIEYKFPFGWGELWGIADRTDFDLKQHMEHSKDDLMYFDPVTNQKYIPYCVEPSLGADRVTLAFLCDAYDEEEVGEGDVRVVLHFHPALAPVKIAVLPLSKKLGDEAYKIYEALTKKYVCEYDETGSIGKRYRRQDEIGTPYCITFDFDSLEDKSVTIRDRDSMQQVRVKIEELDKYFEGKFEF, encoded by the coding sequence AAAAGACTATGGACAAGATAGTCGCACTGGCGAAAAATAGAGGTTTCGTATATCCCGGCTCTGAGATATATGGAGGTCTGGCAAATACTTGGGATTACGGCCCTTTGGGTGTGGAACTTAAAAACAATGTAAAGAAGGCATGGTGGAAGAAATTTGTCCAGGAGAATCCGTATAATGTCGGAGTTGACTGTGCCATATTGATGAATCCGCAGGTTTGGGTGGCATCGGGGCATGTCGGAGGATTCAGTGATCCTTTGATTGACTGTAAAGATTGTAAGGTACGTCATAGAGCTGACAAGATGATTGAGGACTGGAACAAGGAAAACAACGTGAATGTAAAAGTTGACGGATGGTCCAATGAACAGCTCATTACATATATAAAAGAAAAGGGAGTAAAATGCCCTAACTGCGGTTCTACCAACTTTACTGATATTAGAAAATTCAATCTTATGTTCAAAACCTATCAGGGAGTTACCGAGGATTCAAAAGCTGAGATATTCTTAAGACCTGAAACGGCACAGGGTATATTTGTAAACTTTAAAAATGTACAAAGAACCACCAGAAAGAAGATACCCTTCGGCATAGGACAGATAGGTAAATCCTTTAGAAATGAAATTACTCCGGGCAATTTTACTTTCAGAACCCGTGAATTTGAACAGATGGAATTGGAATTTTTCTGTGAACCGGGTACAGATTTGGAATGGTTCCAATACTGGAAGGATTTTTGTTATAATTGGTTAATAAACCTTGGAATTAACAAGGATAACCTGAGAATGCGTGATCATGAGAAAGAAGAGCTTTCGCACTATAGTAATGCAACCACAGACATAGAGTATAAATTCCCCTTTGGTTGGGGCGAATTATGGGGTATTGCCGACAGAACAGATTTCGATTTGAAGCAGCATATGGAACATTCGAAAGATGATTTAATGTATTTTGATCCCGTTACTAATCAGAAATATATTCCTTACTGTGTTGAACCGTCTTTAGGTGCTGACAGAGTGACCCTGGCATTCCTTTGCGATGCCTACGATGAAGAAGAGGTTGGAGAGGGAGATGTAAGAGTTGTACTTCATTTCCACCCGGCACTTGCACCGGTTAAGATAGCTGTACTTCCGCTTTCAAAGAAATTGGGCGATGAAGCTTACAAGATATATGAGGCTCTTACCAAAAAGTATGTATGTGAATACGATGAAACCGGAAGCATAGGAAAGAGGTACAGAAGACAGGATGAAATCGGTACTCCGTACTGCATAACTTTTGATTTTGATTCACTGGAAGACAAGAGTGTGACAATAAGAGACAGGGACAGCATGCAGCAGGTTAGGGTTAAAATTGAAGAATTGGATAAATACTTTGAAGGTAAATTTGAGTTTTAA